A window of Theropithecus gelada isolate Dixy chromosome 14, Tgel_1.0, whole genome shotgun sequence contains these coding sequences:
- the POLR2L gene encoding DNA-directed RNA polymerases I, II, and III subunit RPABC5 — MIIPVRCFTCGKIVGNKWEAYLGLLQAEYTEGDALDALGLKRYCCRRMLLAHVDLIEKLLNYAPLEK; from the exons ATGATCATTCCTGTACGGTGTTTCACTTGCGGCAAGATCGTCGGCAACAAGTGGGAGGCCTACCTGGGGCTGCTGCAGGCCGAGTACACTGAGGG GGATGCGCTGGACGCCCTGGGCCTGAAGCGCTACTGCTGCCGCCGGATGCTGCTGGCCCACGTGGACCTGATCGAGAAGCTGCTCAATTATGCACCCTTGGAGAAGTGA
- the TSPAN4 gene encoding tetraspanin-4 isoform X2, whose protein sequence is MRRSSTDESAYRRSPSPEGKEPGFARGGPFRRYSSLHGRAGGGDAGGAFFGLHANPGPKAAQARYTSPKGNKYVVFYLDLSFIFLLELKRCGMARACLQAVKYLMFAFNLLFWLGGCGVLGVGIWLAATQGSFATLSSSFPSLSAANLLIITGAFVMAIGFVGCLGAIKENKCLLLAFFLLLLLVFLLEATIAILFFVYTDKIDRYAQQDLKKGLHLYGTQGNVGLTNAWSIIQTDFRCCGVSNYTDWFEVYNATRVPDSCCLEFSESCGLHAPGTWWKAPCYETVKVWLQENLLAVGIFGLCTALVQILGLTFAMTMYCQVVKADTYCA, encoded by the exons ATGCGCCGCTCCAGCACGGACGAGTCCGCGTACCGGCGCAGCCCCTCTCCGGAGGGCAAGGAGCCGGGCTTCGCGCGCGGCGGCCCCTTCCGGCGCTACAGCAGCCTGCACGGGCGCGCGGGAGGCGGGGACGCCGGGGGCGCCTTCTTCGGCCTGCACGCGAATCCCGGCCCCAAGGCGGCCCAGGCGCGCTACACGTCGCCCAAGGGCAACAAGTACGTGGTCTTCTACCTGGACCTCTCCTTCATTTTCCTCCTAGAGCTGAAGCGCTGCGGCATGGCGCGCGCCTGCCTTCAAGCCGTTAAGTACCTCATGTTCGCCTTCAACCTGCTCTTCTGG CTGGGGGGCTGTGGCGTGCTGGGCGTCGGCATCTGGCTGGCCGCCACCCAGGGGAGCTTCGCCACGCTGTCCTCCTCCTTCCCGTCCCTGTCGGCTGCCAACCTGCTCATCATCACCGGTGCCTTTGTCATGGCCATTGGCTTCGTGGGCTGCCTGGGCGCCATCAAGGAGAACAAGTGCCTCCTGCTCGCT ttcttcctgctgctgctgctggtgttCCTGCTGGAGGCCACCATTGCCATCCTCTTCTTCGTCTACACGGACAAG ATTGACAGGTACGCCCAGCAAGACCTGAAGAAAGGCTTGCACCTGTACGGCACGCAGGGCAACGTGGGCCTCACCAACGCCTGGAGCATCATCCAGACTGAC TTCCGCTGCTGTGGTGTCTCCAACTACACTGACTGGTTTGAGGTGTACAACGCCACGCGGGTGCCTGACTCCTGCTGCCTGGAGTTCAGCGAGAGCTGCGGGCTGCACGCACCTGGCACCTGGTGGAAGGCG CCGTGCTACGAGACGGTGAAGGTGTGGCTCCAGGAGAACCTGCTGGCTGTGGGCATCTTTGGGCTGTGCACGGCACTGGTGCAG atCCTAGGCCTGACCTTCGCCATGACCATGTACTGCCAGGTGGTCAAGGCAGACACCTACTGCGCATAG
- the TSPAN4 gene encoding tetraspanin-4 isoform X1, with product MRRSSTDESAYRRSPSPEGKEPGFARGGPFRRYSSLHGRAGGGDAGGAFFGLHANPGPKAAQARYTSPKGNKYVVFYLDLSFIFLLELKRCGMARACLQAVKYLMFAFNLLFWLGGCGVLGVGIWLAATQGSFATLSSSFPSLSAANLLIITGAFVMAIGFVGCLGAIKENKCLLLAFFLLLLLVFLLEATIAILFFVYTDKIDRYAQQDLKKGLHLYGTQGNVGLTNAWSIIQTDFRCCGVSNYTDWFEVYNATRVPDSCCLEFSESCGLHAPGTWWKAPCYETVKVWLQENLLAVGIFGLCTALVQVWPGDCRLPATPLLGPSEPREQSSKGLAPRNP from the exons ATGCGCCGCTCCAGCACGGACGAGTCCGCGTACCGGCGCAGCCCCTCTCCGGAGGGCAAGGAGCCGGGCTTCGCGCGCGGCGGCCCCTTCCGGCGCTACAGCAGCCTGCACGGGCGCGCGGGAGGCGGGGACGCCGGGGGCGCCTTCTTCGGCCTGCACGCGAATCCCGGCCCCAAGGCGGCCCAGGCGCGCTACACGTCGCCCAAGGGCAACAAGTACGTGGTCTTCTACCTGGACCTCTCCTTCATTTTCCTCCTAGAGCTGAAGCGCTGCGGCATGGCGCGCGCCTGCCTTCAAGCCGTTAAGTACCTCATGTTCGCCTTCAACCTGCTCTTCTGG CTGGGGGGCTGTGGCGTGCTGGGCGTCGGCATCTGGCTGGCCGCCACCCAGGGGAGCTTCGCCACGCTGTCCTCCTCCTTCCCGTCCCTGTCGGCTGCCAACCTGCTCATCATCACCGGTGCCTTTGTCATGGCCATTGGCTTCGTGGGCTGCCTGGGCGCCATCAAGGAGAACAAGTGCCTCCTGCTCGCT ttcttcctgctgctgctgctggtgttCCTGCTGGAGGCCACCATTGCCATCCTCTTCTTCGTCTACACGGACAAG ATTGACAGGTACGCCCAGCAAGACCTGAAGAAAGGCTTGCACCTGTACGGCACGCAGGGCAACGTGGGCCTCACCAACGCCTGGAGCATCATCCAGACTGAC TTCCGCTGCTGTGGTGTCTCCAACTACACTGACTGGTTTGAGGTGTACAACGCCACGCGGGTGCCTGACTCCTGCTGCCTGGAGTTCAGCGAGAGCTGCGGGCTGCACGCACCTGGCACCTGGTGGAAGGCG CCGTGCTACGAGACGGTGAAGGTGTGGCTCCAGGAGAACCTGCTGGCTGTGGGCATCTTTGGGCTGTGCACGGCACTGGTGCAGGTATGGCCTGGGGACTGCAGACTCCCTGCTACCCCTTTGCTGGGGCCTTCTGAGCCCAGGGAACAAAGTAGCAAAGGCCTTGCCCCCAGGAACCCATGA
- the TSPAN4 gene encoding tetraspanin-4 isoform X3: MARACLQAVKYLMFAFNLLFWLGGCGVLGVGIWLAATQGSFATLSSSFPSLSAANLLIITGAFVMAIGFVGCLGAIKENKCLLLAFFLLLLLVFLLEATIAILFFVYTDKIDRYAQQDLKKGLHLYGTQGNVGLTNAWSIIQTDFRCCGVSNYTDWFEVYNATRVPDSCCLEFSESCGLHAPGTWWKAPCYETVKVWLQENLLAVGIFGLCTALVQILGLTFAMTMYCQVVKADTYCA, translated from the exons ATGGCGCGCGCCTGCCTTCAAGCCGTTAAGTACCTCATGTTCGCCTTCAACCTGCTCTTCTGG CTGGGGGGCTGTGGCGTGCTGGGCGTCGGCATCTGGCTGGCCGCCACCCAGGGGAGCTTCGCCACGCTGTCCTCCTCCTTCCCGTCCCTGTCGGCTGCCAACCTGCTCATCATCACCGGTGCCTTTGTCATGGCCATTGGCTTCGTGGGCTGCCTGGGCGCCATCAAGGAGAACAAGTGCCTCCTGCTCGCT ttcttcctgctgctgctgctggtgttCCTGCTGGAGGCCACCATTGCCATCCTCTTCTTCGTCTACACGGACAAG ATTGACAGGTACGCCCAGCAAGACCTGAAGAAAGGCTTGCACCTGTACGGCACGCAGGGCAACGTGGGCCTCACCAACGCCTGGAGCATCATCCAGACTGAC TTCCGCTGCTGTGGTGTCTCCAACTACACTGACTGGTTTGAGGTGTACAACGCCACGCGGGTGCCTGACTCCTGCTGCCTGGAGTTCAGCGAGAGCTGCGGGCTGCACGCACCTGGCACCTGGTGGAAGGCG CCGTGCTACGAGACGGTGAAGGTGTGGCTCCAGGAGAACCTGCTGGCTGTGGGCATCTTTGGGCTGTGCACGGCACTGGTGCAG atCCTAGGCCTGACCTTCGCCATGACCATGTACTGCCAGGTGGTCAAGGCAGACACCTACTGCGCATAG
- the TSPAN4 gene encoding tetraspanin-4 isoform X4 has translation MAIGFVGCLGAIKENKCLLLAFFLLLLLVFLLEATIAILFFVYTDKIDRYAQQDLKKGLHLYGTQGNVGLTNAWSIIQTDFRCCGVSNYTDWFEVYNATRVPDSCCLEFSESCGLHAPGTWWKAPCYETVKVWLQENLLAVGIFGLCTALVQILGLTFAMTMYCQVVKADTYCA, from the exons ATGGCCATTGGCTTCGTGGGCTGCCTGGGCGCCATCAAGGAGAACAAGTGCCTCCTGCTCGCT ttcttcctgctgctgctgctggtgttCCTGCTGGAGGCCACCATTGCCATCCTCTTCTTCGTCTACACGGACAAG ATTGACAGGTACGCCCAGCAAGACCTGAAGAAAGGCTTGCACCTGTACGGCACGCAGGGCAACGTGGGCCTCACCAACGCCTGGAGCATCATCCAGACTGAC TTCCGCTGCTGTGGTGTCTCCAACTACACTGACTGGTTTGAGGTGTACAACGCCACGCGGGTGCCTGACTCCTGCTGCCTGGAGTTCAGCGAGAGCTGCGGGCTGCACGCACCTGGCACCTGGTGGAAGGCG CCGTGCTACGAGACGGTGAAGGTGTGGCTCCAGGAGAACCTGCTGGCTGTGGGCATCTTTGGGCTGTGCACGGCACTGGTGCAG atCCTAGGCCTGACCTTCGCCATGACCATGTACTGCCAGGTGGTCAAGGCAGACACCTACTGCGCATAG